Sequence from the bacterium genome:
CCATCAAGACTATTTTCAACCTCGATGCCAACGCCTTGTCGCAAGCCTGGCACGACGCACTTCACACCGCGTATGATCCACTCGTCGAGGTCACGCAAACTCCGGACAAATATGGCCGCCTGCTGATTTCGGATAAACAAGGCGGCGGCAACATCAATTTGGCCCCGGCCCTCAGCCCGGATGGCAAGCACATCGTTTTCTTCTCGGAGAAAGATTTGTTCTCCATCGACATGTTTCTCGCCGACGCCGAGACCGGAAGAATCTTGCGCAAAATCACCAACACCGCGGTCGATCCGCATTTCGAGAGTCTGCAATTCATCAATTCCGCCGGCGCGTGGGATGCGCAAAGCCGCCGGTTCGCTTTCGCCGCGATCAAGAAAGGCCAGCCGGTTCTCTCGCTGCTCGAAGTCACCCGCAACCGCATGGAGCGCGAAATCACTTTGCGCGAGCTTGGCGAAATTCTCAATCCCACCTGGTCACCGGACGGCCGCTACATTGCCTTCTCCGCCCTCGTTGGCGGATTAACCGATTTGTTCATTTACGATGCTCAGCCCGGCGCTTTCGGTTGCCTCGCGCGCGCCACGTCTGGCTTTTAGTGTTTTCGAAAACGGCAAGTATGGCATTTATTCGGTGGATGCTGCGGAGAAGCTCGCCGGAGAAGAGCCCGCCAAGTGGCCAAATGACGGCAACCCTGCCGCCGATGCTGCGCGCCAACAACGAAGTGTTGACGCTCATCAAGAATCCGGACTTCGGCCTGCCGGCGGTGAGTGATTCCGCTGCCGGCGATTATCGCCCCAAGTTGTCGCTCGATTACATCGGCCAGCCGTATCTCGTTGCCGGCGTCGATCGCTTCGGCACCTATCTCGGCGGCGGCGCCTCGCTGTTTTGGAGCGACATGCTCGGCGATCACAATCTCGCGACAATGTTGCAAGCCACCGGAAATTTCGAAGAAATCGCCGCCGTCGCCGCGTACCAAAATCTCAAACGGCGCTTGAACTGGGGCGCCACGATCCAGCAAATTCCCTACGTTGCCGGTGACTTTGCCTCCGGGTTTGGAGAAATCAACGGCACGTCCGCATACATAGAGCAAGAGATTCGCTTGCGGCAGATCAACCGGGATATTGCCGGCGTGCTTGGATATCCCTTCAGCCGGGCGCAACGGTTCGAGCTGTCGGCGGGCTATCGCCACATCAGCTTCGACAGCGAAGTGAGAACGATTGCGGTTTCCACCGCCACCGGACGAGTGATTCTCGATAGAACGGAAGATTTGCCTTCGCCTCGTTCGCTGAGTTTGGGCCAGGCGAGCGCGGCGCTGGTGTACGATACCTCGATCTTCGGCGCGACCAGTCCCATTCTCGGCCAGCGCTACCGGCTGGAAATATCGCCCAGCTACGGTTCGCTGTCGTCATATTCGGCGCTTGCGGATTATCGCCGCTACGTGATGCCGGCGCGGCCCTTTACGCTGGCGGCGCGCGTTCTCCATTATGGCCGCTACGGTCGCGATGCCGAAGACGGCCGGCTCTTTCCGTTTTTCCTTGGTTGCTCCACGCTCGTGCGCGGCTACGACTTTAATTCTTTCAGCGCTGATGAATGCGGGGCCAGCGCTTCCGGCGACTGCCCGGTGGTGGATCAACTGTTTGGCAGCAAAATGTTGCCCGGCAATTTCGAGCTGCGTTTTCCGCCGTTCGGCGTGCTCGGCCTGGGTGGAGGATATTACGGCTTCCTGCCCATCGAGCTTGGCGCTTTTTACGACGCCGGCGTCGCCTGGACGAAAAACGAGAAGGCATGGTTTCTCGACGGCAGCCGCAATTTGGTGCGCAGCGCCGGCGCAACCTTGCGTTTGAATTTGCTGGGCTATCTGATTGCGGAAGTTATTTTCGTCTATCCCCTCGATCGTCCGAAAAAAGGCTGGCACTGGCAATTCAGCCTGACGCCAGGTTTTGAAGAGGTTTTATGAAATTTGCAAGTATAACTTTCAGATTGCATAACTCGTGTCCTTTCTCTTTTTGATCTTGACCGGCTTCTTGCTTTCCCGCTTGGGAGTGCGCTACGGGCTGATCGAGCGATTTTTCGCGCGCGGCCTCACCCGCCGCCACGATTCGATCACCAGTTTCCTGCTCGCGCTGATGGCGGCGACGGCGTTGATTTCCATGTTCATTCCCAACTTCATCACCGCGCTGGCGTTGTTGCCGATTTTGGAAAAATTGCGCCGCCACTTCGAGCAACAGTACGATCCGCCGCTCGCGCGCCGCTTGACCACGGCCATGGTGCTCGCGGCGATTTATGGCTGCAACATCGGCGGCATGGGCTCGCTTATCGGCAGCCTCGCCAACGCGTTGATGCTGGGCGCGCTGGAATTGTATCAAACGCCGGGCCGCGAAAAGATCAACTTTCTCTCATGGTTCGGCTGGAGCCTGCCGCTGACCGCGATTTTAATCGGCTGCGCCTGGGCGCAATTGGTTTATGTGATCTTGCCTCGCACCGTGCGCCGCGCCGGCATTGAGCTGGCACATTCATTTTCTGAAAGCCGCCCGCAAATTTTTGCCGGGCGCGCCGCACTGGCCATCGGGATTTGGCTGGCGTTCTGGAGCGCGCATTCCATTTTGCAACTCTTGTTGCCCGCGCCGGCAGCGAGCCTCTCCGTGCTGGGTTTGAAAATCGGTTGGACGCCGTGGGATAAAATTGCCGCGCTCTTTGGAATATTGTATACGCTGCTGTTGTTCGCGCCACTCTTTAAAGGCAGCGACCGCCGGCGTGAGCCGATTCTGCGCTTTGCGGATTGCTTTGAGCAATTGCCCCTGCGCGCGTTCGGCGTGTTGCTGCTGGCGCTGACAATCGGCGGCGTGCTGATTGCGCTCCAAGCGCCGCAGTGGGCGGCAACGCAGGTGAGCAAAATTCTGCCGCCACAGGCCGCGCCGTTCAGCCTGTACTTTTTTATGTGTTTCACCACCACGTTGGCCACGGAATTTTTCAACAACACGGCGGTGACGGTGGCATTTTTTCCGGTGATGCACGCGTTGGCCGAGCGCCTGCTGCTGCCGCCGCTGCTTGCGCTCATGGCCGTGGGGTTGGCTGCCACCAACGCGTTCATGCTGCCCATCAGCACCCCCGTCAATGCGTTGCTGTATGGCGGCGTCAAGCACGTCTCATTGAAAACCATGGCCGCTTCCGGGCTGCTGTTGGATTTCATCAGCGCGATATGGATGGCGTTGTTTCTGGCGCAGGTGATTCCGTGGTATTATGGACTATAGACGTCATCGTTCAAAGAAAAAACGAAAACGTTGCGGAAACTTTGCGTCTCGGCGCCTTTGCGTGCGCTTTTTCTTTTTTGGTCCCGGCTCGTCCGGGTTGTGGCTCTGCCCTTCAAAATCGCCGCGGTTGAAGTATTTCTTCAAATGGATGGCCATCGCCAATTAATTCCGCTTTTGCTTGACAAAGCGGAAGAGTATCAACATATTTTTAAGCGCATTTTGAACAAATGGAAAGGAGAAAAGCCCATGCCCAAGAACCGCATCATCTACATCGGCCTGATTGTTTTTGTCGCCAGCGCGCTGCTCTGGATCGGCGCGGAGCTGACCAAGCGCATCGACTGGCTTCTGCCCTATGCCGCCGGCGCCGGCGCGTTGCTCATTGTATTCGGCTTTTTGCAAGAAACCTGGAAGTCCCGCTCGTTGAAGCCGCCGGCATAATTCTACTTAAGCCACATTTGCTCAGCGCCACAAGGCGTGAAATGTTCTTAGCGTATTCCGCGTGTTTCGTGGGCTACTATAATCGTCGCCGAAGAATACCGCTCATGCTTCAAGCCGGCGGCTCGGCTTCCGCCATGCCCTTGGGCACGCCCGGCTCATCTTCATTACCGTCGGCAAGATGATGAACGGCGCGCCACGCGTGATAACCCAGGCGATCGAGCCAACGCAACGCTTCCAGCCGCGCCAAAGTATCTCCGGCATCGGCGCGGCCCGCGGCCGTCTCTTCCAAATTGGCGAGGCGATGCGTCTTTCGTGTTTCCGCCAGTGCGCGTGAGAGTGTTGCCAAATCGCCAACCGGCGCCGGCACTTCGTTGCCGCTGAGCCACGGCGCGATCGCGGCCAGTCCTTCGGATAAACGGCCGCTGGCCGCGGCAAGAACAGCATCACGCTCCAGCCATTGCAGCGACTTCGAGTCACGACCGGCTTCCAGCAAGCGCTCGAGATGATCCATGGCATGGAGCGTGTCGATGTGCCGTTGGTGCTCGCTTTTGGTTTCGGGATCCGATCGAATTCGGCCGAGGAATTTTCTGGTTTCATCAAGGGCGCGACCGGCGGGTTCGAGCGTGTCACGACTCGGGCGGCCTTGCAGCAGGTTCTGAAGATATTCTGAAAGAACCAATGCGATCTCGCGCAGCGTGAGCCGCGTCGCTTCGATCGCAACGGGCGCTACCGTCGCGACCGTGGCATCCAACCGTCGCGTCAGCGCCGGGCCGCGTTCCGGCACCAGGCGCTCGATGAGGCGCGCATAGCCGCGAGTCCAGGGCAGGAGCAAAAGGACGCCCAGCACGTTGAACACCGTGTGAAACGTGGCGAGCGCCAACGCTCCGGGCTGCGCTTCCAAGCCGTGCGCCAGCGCATCGGCCAAACGCACGAAATGCGGCAGAATCGCCAGCGCAACGACACCGGTAATCACATTGAACAGGATGTGAGCGAGCGCGGTGCGCTTGGCCGCCGTGGCCGCGCCGATGCAAGCAAGGCCCGCGGTCACCGTGGTGCCGACGTTTTGGCCCACCACCAGCGCCGCAGCTTGCGTCAAATCGATTGCGCCGCCGTGCAGCGCCGTGAGCGTCGTCGCCACCGCGGCGCTCGAGGATTGCATCACCACGGTCATGGCGATGCCCATCGCCACCAGCAGCAACCGCCCGGAAAAAGTCTCGCCGGGAAGTTGTGAAGGATCGAAACGCTCGGCAAGATGCGCCATGCCGGCTTGCAGCGTATCGATGCCCACAAAGATGAGACCAAAGCCCGCCAACGCCAGTCCGCCGGCGGCCAGCCGATCACGCGTGAGCAGACGCAACAACGCGCCAATGCCGATGAGCGGCAGCGCAAGTTTACCGACACTGATTTTGAGGCCCAGCACCGCCACGATCCAGCCGGTGCTGGTGGTGCCAAGATTGGCGCCGAACAGTACGCCCACCGCCTGCGGAAACGTAAGCAGCCCCGCGCTGACGAAGCCGATGGTGGTCAGCGTGGTGGCGCTCGAGGATTGCACCAGCATAGTGACCGTGGCGCCCGACAACAGCGCCGAAAACGGTCCGCGCACGAAGCGGCTGAGCACGCGGCGCAAGGCATCTCCGGCCACGGCCTTGAGGCCGTCGGTGAGC
This genomic interval carries:
- a CDS encoding outer membrane protein assembly factor → MTATLPPMLRANNEVLTLIKNPDFGLPAVSDSAAGDYRPKLSLDYIGQPYLVAGVDRFGTYLGGGASLFWSDMLGDHNLATMLQATGNFEEIAAVAAYQNLKRRLNWGATIQQIPYVAGDFASGFGEINGTSAYIEQEIRLRQINRDIAGVLGYPFSRAQRFELSAGYRHISFDSEVRTIAVSTATGRVILDRTEDLPSPRSLSLGQASAALVYDTSIFGATSPILGQRYRLEISPSYGSLSSYSALADYRRYVMPARPFTLAARVLHYGRYGRDAEDGRLFPFFLGCSTLVRGYDFNSFSADECGASASGDCPVVDQLFGSKMLPGNFELRFPPFGVLGLGGGYYGFLPIELGAFYDAGVAWTKNEKAWFLDGSRNLVRSAGATLRLNLLGYLIAEVIFVYPLDRPKKGWHWQFSLTPGFEEVL
- a CDS encoding anion permease, whose product is MSFLFLILTGFLLSRLGVRYGLIERFFARGLTRRHDSITSFLLALMAATALISMFIPNFITALALLPILEKLRRHFEQQYDPPLARRLTTAMVLAAIYGCNIGGMGSLIGSLANALMLGALELYQTPGREKINFLSWFGWSLPLTAILIGCAWAQLVYVILPRTVRRAGIELAHSFSESRPQIFAGRAALAIGIWLAFWSAHSILQLLLPAPAASLSVLGLKIGWTPWDKIAALFGILYTLLLFAPLFKGSDRRREPILRFADCFEQLPLRAFGVLLLALTIGGVLIALQAPQWAATQVSKILPPQAAPFSLYFFMCFTTTLATEFFNNTAVTVAFFPVMHALAERLLLPPLLALMAVGLAATNAFMLPISTPVNALLYGGVKHVSLKTMAASGLLLDFISAIWMALFLAQVIPWYYGL
- a CDS encoding Na/Pi symporter, whose amino-acid sequence is MILDLLGGIGLFLLGMILLTDGLKAVAGDALRRVLSRFVRGPFSALLSGATVTMLVQSSSATTLTTIGFVSAGLLTFPQAVGVLFGANLGTTSTGWIVAVLGLKISVGKLALPLIGIGALLRLLTRDRLAAGGLALAGFGLIFVGIDTLQAGMAHLAERFDPSQLPGETFSGRLLLVAMGIAMTVVMQSSSAAVATTLTALHGGAIDLTQAAALVVGQNVGTTVTAGLACIGAATAAKRTALAHILFNVITGVVALAILPHFVRLADALAHGLEAQPGALALATFHTVFNVLGVLLLLPWTRGYARLIERLVPERGPALTRRLDATVATVAPVAIEATRLTLREIALVLSEYLQNLLQGRPSRDTLEPAGRALDETRKFLGRIRSDPETKSEHQRHIDTLHAMDHLERLLEAGRDSKSLQWLERDAVLAAASGRLSEGLAAIAPWLSGNEVPAPVGDLATLSRALAETRKTHRLANLEETAAGRADAGDTLARLEALRWLDRLGYHAWRAVHHLADGNEDEPGVPKGMAEAEPPA